The genome window CCGGCGCTACGACTTCGGGAGCGCACTGCGCGGTTACGATCGCGCGCGCGTCGACCAATTCCGGGAGCAGGCGGCTGGCGAGGTTGAGCGATTGGTGAAGCAGTGCCAGGTGCTCGAGGGGAAGGCGCAGGGCTTTCACGAGCAGCTGCGCGCCTTTCGCGAGCGCGACAAGGCCATCAACGAGGCGCTGATTTCGGCGCAGCAGCTGCGGGCCGAGGTGCGCGAGCAGGCGGAACGCGAGGCGCAGCTCATCCTGCGCGAGGCGCGCGCCGAGGCGGAGCGCATCGTGGCCGGCGCAACCAACGAGATCCGGAAGGTCCAGGGCGACCTGGAGCTCCTCACTCGGCAGCGGCGGAGTTACCTCGCGCAGCTACGCACGATGGTGGAGCGTCAGCTCTCGGAAATCGAGGCCGCCGAAGGGAGTGCGGCGGCGACGCCCGCGCTGCGGCGCGATGACCCTGGTACGGTTTCGGGCGCCGCGGCCGAGGCGCGCGAAAGCGATGCGGCGGCTGCCCCGGAGTGGATCGACTCGCTGTTCAAGGAACAGTAAGACGAGAAGACGAGAAGACGAGTGACTAACGAGAGCGGGCATTCCTTCGAGGGGATCGAGCGCGCGGCCGCGGCCGTGCGGGGGCGGTTTGTACGGGTCCCCGATGTGGCGATCGTGCTGGGGACTGGGCTGGGCGGCTTGGCGAAGGCGATCGAAGTCGAGCAGGTGATCGAGTACGGCGACATCCCGGGCTTCCCGTTGTCGACCGTGGAGTCGCACGCCGGGCGGTTGCTGTGCGGGACGCTCGCGGGGAAGGCGGTGATCGCGATGCAGGGGCGCTTCCATCGGTACGAAGGCTACTCGCTGCAGCAGGTCACCTTCCCGGTGCGCGTGCTTCGCGCGTTAGGCGCGCGGACGCTGGTGGTCTCCAATGCCTGCGGCGGGATGCACCCGTTGTGGGAGGCGGGCGACCTGATGCTCATCGCCGACCACATCAACCTGCTGGGCGACAACCCGCTCCTTGGGCGCAACGACGATCGCCTGGGGCCGCGCTTTCCCGACATGTCGGAGCCGTACGATGTCGCGCTGCGCGACGCGGCGCGCGCCGAGGCCAGGCGACAGGGGATCACGTTGCGCGAGGGCGTCTATGTCGCGGTGACCGGCCCTAACCTGGAAACGCGTGCCGAGTATCGGATGCTGCGCACGCTTGGCGCCGACGTCGTCGGGATGTCGACGGTGCCGGAGGTGATCGTCGCGGTGCATGGAGGGATGCGCGTCCTCGGCGTCTCGATCATCACCGACATGTGCCTCCCCGACGCGCTGGAGCCGGCATCGCTGGAGAAGATCATCGCCGTGGCGGCCAAGGCGGAGCCGCAGCTCACGTCGCTCATCACCGGCGTGCTGGAGCGGGTGTGAGCGTGTCGCGCTTCCAACTCCTCCCCGGCGACCGCCCGGCCGACGACCTGGAGCAGGAGGTCCTGGCGCGCTGGCGCGCCGAGCGGCTGTTCGAGCAGACGCTGGCGGCGCGCGCCGGCAGTCCGCCGTTTGTCTTCTACGACGGCCCGCCCACGGCGAATGGACGACCGGGAATCCATCACGTCTTTGCGCGGACGGTGAAGGACCTCTTCTGCCGTCATCGCACCATGACCGGCCACCTCGTGGACCGGAAGGCGGGGTGGGATACGCACGGGCTCCCGGTGGAGATCGAGGTGGAGAAGGCGTTGGGGCTGACGGGGAAGCCCGACATCGAGGCGTACGGCGTGGAGGCGTTCAACGCGAAGTGCCGCGAGAGCGTGTGGACGTACCGCAAGGAGTGGGAACGCCTGGTGGAGCGCGTGGCGAACTGGATGGACTACGACGATCCCTACGTCACCTACACCAACGACTACATCGAGAGCGAGTGGTGGGCGCTCAAGACGCTGTACGAGAAGGGGCTGCTGTATCGCGGGCACAAGATCCTCCCGTACTGCGCGCGCTGCGGGACGGCGCTGTCGTCACACGAGGTGGCGCAGGGGTATGAGGATGTGGAAGATCCGTCGTTGTTCATTGCAGTAGATCTTCGAGAAGACGAGAAGACGAGAGGACGAGAAGACGAGGGGCGGCGCCGGCTGCTTGTGTGGACGACGACGCCGTGGACGTTGGTGTCCAACGTCGCGCTCGCGGTGCATCCCGATCTCGAGTATGTCGAGCTGCG of Gemmatimonadaceae bacterium contains these proteins:
- a CDS encoding purine-nucleoside phosphorylase; amino-acid sequence: MTNESGHSFEGIERAAAAVRGRFVRVPDVAIVLGTGLGGLAKAIEVEQVIEYGDIPGFPLSTVESHAGRLLCGTLAGKAVIAMQGRFHRYEGYSLQQVTFPVRVLRALGARTLVVSNACGGMHPLWEAGDLMLIADHINLLGDNPLLGRNDDRLGPRFPDMSEPYDVALRDAARAEARRQGITLREGVYVAVTGPNLETRAEYRMLRTLGADVVGMSTVPEVIVAVHGGMRVLGVSIITDMCLPDALEPASLEKIIAVAAKAEPQLTSLITGVLERV
- a CDS encoding DivIVA domain-containing protein: MTDESFHLTPLDIRRYDFGSALRGYDRARVDQFREQAAGEVERLVKQCQVLEGKAQGFHEQLRAFRERDKAINEALISAQQLRAEVREQAEREAQLILREARAEAERIVAGATNEIRKVQGDLELLTRQRRSYLAQLRTMVERQLSEIEAAEGSAAATPALRRDDPGTVSGAAAEARESDAAAAPEWIDSLFKEQ